TTTAAATGCCCCCACGTCCGTGATCCCTGCTCGTTCACACGCCTGTTTCGTATACTGCCGCTCCAATGCCAATTCGATATTCGCATCGGCCAAAGCAGCTTCCAGCGCACGCACTCGTCGCCGCAGCTGCTCTTTCTCATCGATCGCTTCTCGGGTTTCCACTCGTATCACCTTTCCTAGGCTCCC
This genomic interval from Verrucomicrobiales bacterium contains the following:
- a CDS encoding transposase; the encoded protein is MQIVRELEKGEINYTDCGRKYGIGGKATLQKWVGKYGNGSLGKVIRVETREAIDEKEQLRRRVRALEAALADANIELALERQYTKQACERAGITDVGAFKKKSDGQPPTER